In Egibacteraceae bacterium, the following are encoded in one genomic region:
- a CDS encoding PhoU domain-containing protein — protein sequence MDPKRSEPDLLDRLEAQQRGSAGARVEFHAQLSECDRMLVDVTRLVAGAVSPVTRAFLAADEHAGRRCLQEGGDVDRRCRRLEEACYVLIARQSPVGADLRHLVAILRSVADVQRSWALVGHVIGALRWVHPPALTPALREIIEQLGTVAAEVFAGAADAWGQHDALAATDLEQRDDQADLLQKSILTELYSGPSSVEEAVSLALLARYYERVADRGVEIACHVAYMVTGHRLDPES from the coding sequence ATGGACCCCAAGCGCAGCGAGCCCGACCTCCTCGACCGGCTGGAGGCCCAGCAGCGCGGGTCGGCCGGCGCCCGCGTCGAGTTCCACGCCCAGCTCAGCGAATGCGACCGCATGCTCGTCGACGTGACGCGGCTGGTGGCAGGCGCGGTCTCCCCGGTGACCCGTGCGTTTCTCGCCGCCGACGAGCACGCCGGGCGGCGGTGCCTGCAGGAGGGGGGCGACGTCGACCGCCGATGCCGACGCCTGGAAGAGGCGTGCTACGTGCTGATCGCCCGCCAATCCCCGGTGGGCGCGGACCTGCGCCACCTCGTGGCCATCCTGCGATCCGTCGCGGATGTGCAGCGGTCCTGGGCGCTGGTCGGCCATGTCATCGGCGCGCTGCGATGGGTGCACCCCCCCGCGCTGACCCCCGCGCTCCGCGAGATCATCGAGCAGCTCGGCACGGTCGCCGCGGAGGTGTTCGCCGGGGCCGCCGACGCGTGGGGCCAGCACGACGCGCTGGCGGCCACCGACCTGGAGCAGCGTGACGACCAAGCCGATCTGCTGCAGAAGAGCATCCTGACCGAGCTGTACTCCGGCCCCTCCTCCGTGGAGGAGGCCGTCAGCCTCGCGCTGCTCGCCCGGTACTACGAGCGGGTCGCCGACCGCGGCGTGGAGATCGCGTGCCACGTCGCCTACATGGTCACCGGCCACCGACTGGACCCCGAGAGCTGA
- a CDS encoding response regulator transcription factor, which translates to MPKILVVEDEPSIVEALDYRLTAEGFTVVATGDGSEALGLVEREGPDLIVLDLMLPGLSGTEVCKRVRATSSVPIIMLTAKDEEIDRIIGLELGADDYVTKPFSPRELVARIRAVLRRGTDTATGGGDLPVEAAGVRVDTDRYEVTVRGTSVPLRPKEFALLELLVRNAGRVLTREVLINRIWGTDYVGDTKTLDVHVKRLRQRIEADPSAPELIRTVRGVGYRFAAH; encoded by the coding sequence ATGCCCAAGATCCTCGTCGTGGAAGACGAGCCCTCCATCGTCGAGGCGTTGGACTACCGGCTGACAGCCGAGGGCTTCACGGTGGTGGCCACCGGCGACGGGTCGGAGGCGCTCGGCCTCGTGGAGCGCGAAGGACCCGACCTGATCGTGCTGGACCTCATGCTGCCCGGGCTGTCCGGCACCGAGGTGTGCAAACGGGTCCGCGCCACCAGCAGCGTGCCCATCATCATGCTCACGGCCAAGGACGAGGAGATCGACCGGATCATCGGCCTGGAGCTCGGCGCGGACGACTACGTCACCAAGCCGTTCTCGCCCCGCGAGCTGGTCGCGCGCATCCGTGCGGTGCTGCGCCGTGGCACGGATACCGCCACGGGGGGCGGGGACCTGCCCGTGGAAGCCGCCGGCGTGCGGGTCGACACCGACCGCTACGAGGTGACGGTGCGGGGCACGTCGGTGCCGCTGCGACCCAAGGAGTTCGCCCTGCTCGAGCTGCTCGTGCGCAACGCCGGGCGGGTCCTGACCCGCGAGGTGCTCATCAACCGGATCTGGGGGACCGACTACGTCGGTGACACCAAGACCCTCGACGTCCACGTCAAGCGCCTGCGCCAGCGCATCGAGGCTGATCCCTCCGCCCCCGAGCTGATCCGCACCGTGCGCGGCGTGGGCTACCGGTTCGCCGCGCACTGA